A window of the Lactuca sativa cultivar Salinas chromosome 7, Lsat_Salinas_v11, whole genome shotgun sequence genome harbors these coding sequences:
- the LOC111904524 gene encoding elongation factor 2 has protein sequence MVKFTAEELRRIMDYKHNIRNMSVIAHVDHGKSTLTDSLVAAAGIIAQEVAGDVRMTDTRADEAERGITIKSTGISLYYEMTDAALKAFKGERNGNEYLINLIDSPGHVDFSSEVTAALRITDGALVVVDCIEGVCVQTETVLRQALGERIRPVLTVNKMDRCFLELQVDGEEAYQTFQRVIENANVIMATYEDPLLGDVMVYPEKGTVAFSAGLHGWAFTLTNFAKMYASKFGVDESKMMERLWGENYFDPKTKKWTTKSTGTATCKRGFVQFCYEPIKQIINTCMNDQKDILWPMLAKLGVTMKGEEKELMGKALMKRVMQTWLPAATALLEMMIFHLPSPHTAQRYRVENLYEGPLDDQYANAIRNCDPDGPLMLYVSKMIPASDKGRFFAFGRVFAGRVSTGLKVRIMGPNYVPGEKKDLYVKSVQRTVIWMGKKQETVEDVPCGNTVALVGLDQFITKNATLTNEKETEAHPIRAMKFSVSPVVRVAVQCKVASDLPKLVEGLKRLAKSDPMVVCTIEESGEHIIAGAGELHLEICLKDLQDDFMGGAEIVVSDPVVSFRETVLEKSSRTVMSKSPNKHNRLYMEARPMEEGLAEAIDEGRIGPRDDPKVRGKILSEEFGWDKDLAKKIWCFGPETTGPNMVVDMCKGVQYLNEIKDSVVAGFQWASKEGALAEENMRGICFEVCDVVLHADAIHRGGGQVIPTARRVIYASQLTAKPRLLEPVYLVEIQAPEQALGGIYSVLNQRRGHVFEEMQRQGTPLYNIKAYLPVVESFGFSGALRASTSGQAFPQCVFDHWDMMGSDPLEAGSQASTLVGQIRKRKGLKEQMTPLSDFEDKL, from the exons ATG GTGAAGTTCACAGCTGAAGAGCTTCGTAGGATTATGGACTACAAGCATAACATTCGTAACATGTCTGTTATTGCTCATGTTGATCATG GAAAATCCACTTTGACTGATTCCCTTGTGGCTGCTGCTGGTATCATTGCCCAAGAAGTTGCTGGTGATGTCCGTATGACTGACACCCGTGCCGACGAGGCGGAACGTGGTATCACCATCAAGTCCACTGGTATCTCCCTTTACTATGAAATGACCGATGCAGCCCTCAAGGCCTTCAAGGGAGAAAGAAACGGAAACGAGTACCTCATCAATCTCATTGACTCACCCGGACACGTTGACTTTTCCTCAGAAGTCACTGCTGCCCTTCGTATCACTGATGGTGCTCTCGTGGTTGTTGACTGTATCGAGGGTGTTTGTGTCCAAACCGAAACTGTCCTTCGTCAAGCTCTCGGTGAAAGAATCCGACCCGTGTTGACTGTCAACAAAATGGACCGATGTTTCCTTGAACTTCAAGTCGATGGTGAAGAAGCGTATCAAACTTTCCAGAGAGTTATTGAAAACGCAAATGTCATCATGGCTACTTATGAGGACCCACTTTTGGGTGATGTCATGGTGTACCCCGAGAAAGGTACAGTCGCGTTTTCAGCCGGGCTCCACGGGTGGGCGTTTACATTGACCAATTTCGCTAAAATGTACGCTTCCAAATTCGGTGTTGACGAGTCAAAGATGATGGAGAGGCTTTGGGGTGAGAACTACTTTGACCCAAAAACCAAGAAGTGGACTACAAAAAGCACCGGAACAGCTACCTGCAAACGTGGGTTTGTTCAGTTTTGTTATGAACCCATTAAGCAGATTATCAACACGTGTATGAATGACCAGAAGGATATCTTGTGGCCTATGTTGGCGAAACTCGGTGTCACCATGAAAGGAGAGGAGAAAGAGTTGATGGGAAAGGCTTTGATGAAGCGTGTGATGCAGACATGGCTTCCAGCTGCTACTGCTCTACTTGAAATGATGATATTTCATTTGCCTTCACCACATACTGCTCAGAGATATCGTGTGGAGAATCTTTATGAAGGTCCTTTGGATGATCAGTACGCCAATGCCATCAGAAACTGTGACCCCGATGGTCCTCTCATGCTCTATGTATCCAAGATGATTCCCGCATCCGACAAGGGTCGGTTTTTCGCTTTCGGGCGTGTGTTCGCGGGTCGGGTTTCTACCGGTTTGAAGGTCCGGATCATGGGTCCGAACTACGTCCCGGGCGAGAAGAAAGATCTGTATGTTAAGAGTGTTCAGAGAACCGTTATCTGGATGGGAAAGAAACAAGAAACTGTGGAAGATGTTCCTTGTGGTAACACAGTCGCTCTTGTTGGTTTGGATCAGTTTATTACCAAAAACGCCACTCTAACTAATGAAAAGGAAACCGAGGCTCACCCTATTCGTGCCATGAAGTTTTCAGTGTCTCCGGTTGTCCGTGTTGCAGTCCAGTGTAAGGTTGCGTCTGATTTGCCTAAATTGGTTGAAGGTCTTAAGCGATTGGCTAAATCCGATCCTATGGTGGTGTGTACAATTGAAGAATCCGGTGAACACATTATTGCTGGTGCTGGTGAGCTCCATTTGGAAATCTGTTTGAAAGATTTGCAAGATGACTTCATGGGTGGAGCTGAAATTGTTGTATCTGACCCTGTTGTGTCTTTCCGTGAAACTGTTTTGGAGAAATCTTCACGCACTGTGATGAGCAAATCCCCCAACAAACATAACCGTTTGTACATGGAAGCGCGTCCAATGGAGGAAGGTTTGGCGGAAGCCATTGACGAAGGGCGTATTGGTCCACGTGACGACCCAAAGGTCCGAGGAAAGATTCTCTCAGAAGAATTCGGTTGGGACAAGGATCTTGCCAAGAAGATCTGGTGTTTTGGACCTGAAACAACTGGACCCAACATGGTTGTTGACATGTGTAAGGGAGTCCAGTACCTGAACGAAATCAAGGATTCGGTTGTTGCTGGTTTCCAATGGGCATCAAAGGAAGGCGCGTTGGCTGAAGAGAACATGAGAGGCATCTGTTTTGAAGTGTGTGATGTTGTGCTCCATGCTGATGCTATTCATCGTGGTGGTGGACAAGTTATCCCGACTGCCCGACGTGTGATCTATGCGTCTCAGCTGACCGCAAAACCAAGGTTGTTGGAGCCGGTTTACTTGGTGGAAATTCAAGCACCGGAGCAGGCGCTTGGTGGAATCTACAGTGTGCTGAATCAAAGGCGTGGGCATGTGTTTGAGGAGATGCAGAGGCAAGGAACACCTTTGTACAACATTAAAGCTTATCTCCCTGTGGTTGAGTCTTTTGGGTTTTCTGGTGCTTTGAGGGCTTCGACTTCAGGTCAAGCTTTCCCTCAGTGTGTGTTTGATCATTGGGATATGATGGGTTCGGATCCTTTGGAGGCTGGGTCTCAGGCAAGTACACTTGTGGGACAGATTAGGAAGAGGAAGGGTTTGAAGGAGCAGATGACTCCTTTGTCTGACTTTGAGGACAAGCTGTAA